One Chryseobacterium indoltheticum DNA segment encodes these proteins:
- a CDS encoding transposase, which yields MSKISKKVIGVDVGAKFLTVSFNDFENRDQVFNIENTQRSILSFLKKLRIEDYCFVIEATGNYSSRILHLSLVQGFESSLINCMSVKHFARMKNIISKTDAEDAKLIRLYGEMFKPDIYTSKSVDIEHLDQELKLLNDLEEEKRRYGVKLKSLRYNAQINPNTEKHYERRLQQLEKEIKEVISRLPGLQDEEFKETKALLQSVSGIGEKTSLQLMTATSGFKNFNSAKSLSKYFGLAPRIYQSGKKSYSPGKCRTSKNHIRGLLYVCS from the coding sequence ATGTCAAAAATATCAAAAAAAGTAATTGGAGTAGATGTCGGAGCGAAGTTTTTAACAGTAAGCTTTAATGATTTTGAAAACAGAGATCAGGTTTTTAATATAGAAAATACCCAGCGCTCTATTTTGTCATTTCTAAAGAAACTGCGGATAGAAGATTATTGTTTTGTCATTGAGGCCACAGGAAATTACAGCAGTCGTATTTTACATTTATCCTTAGTTCAGGGCTTTGAATCAAGTCTGATAAACTGTATGTCTGTTAAGCATTTTGCAAGGATGAAAAACATCATCAGCAAGACAGATGCTGAAGATGCCAAGCTGATCAGGCTTTACGGAGAGATGTTTAAACCTGATATTTATACTTCTAAAAGTGTTGATATTGAACATCTTGATCAGGAACTAAAGCTTCTCAATGATTTGGAGGAAGAAAAAAGGAGATATGGAGTGAAGTTAAAATCTCTTCGCTATAATGCTCAGATTAATCCAAACACAGAAAAACATTATGAAAGAAGATTACAACAATTAGAAAAAGAGATTAAAGAAGTTATAAGCCGTCTCCCTGGGCTCCAGGATGAAGAGTTTAAGGAAACAAAAGCATTACTACAAAGTGTATCTGGCATTGGTGAAAAGACATCTCTTCAACTGATGACGGCTACTTCAGGATTTAAAAACTTTAATTCAGCAAAATCATTATCTAAATATTTTGGCTTGGCACCCCGTATTTATCAATCGGGAAAGAAATCATATTCCCCGGGAAAATGCAGAACCTCAAAGAATCATATCAGGGGCTTGTTATATGTTTGTTCGTGA